A stretch of DNA from Pangasianodon hypophthalmus isolate fPanHyp1 chromosome 2, fPanHyp1.pri, whole genome shotgun sequence:
gaactgctgctcactggatgttttttctttattgcaccatttattgtaaactctagagactgttgcatgtgaaaatcccagaggATCAGCAGGTATAGACAAAtgcaaaccagcccttctggcaccaacaatcataccatggtcaaaatcactgaaatcacatttttccccattctgatggttgagcACCACCGTTACAttaacattacccgaagctgctggcccgcatctgcattattttatgcgttgcactgctgccacacacgTTGGCTGAtgggataattgcatgaatgagtaggtgcacaggtgtttctaataaagtgctctgtgagtgtatatagaaTACTATTTTAGTGGTTCATGCGAGCAGCCTTGTGGCAGTGTCTGTGTTTGAGCAGTATAATAAAGATATCAGAGCCACACTACCATGCtactaccatgtcagtgtcacatgTCAGTACAGTGCTGGGAATGATCTCTTTCCACTGATGCATGAGTGAATAGCATACTAACAGGTACAGTCACAAATCAATCCCCCCTCctcccagcacacacacacacacacacacacacacacacacaatgaattgCACATTTCCATGGAGGTCACTTGACCATGCAGAATATTTTCCCAGCAGGTGTGCTGTGTGAAGTGTAACACTAGGCCACTTTGTCGACCGTCATCTCCATCTCTTTGACTGTAAGGGTGGCTAATAATGCGGGCCTATAGCTGTAATAAGAGTGTTGGAGATAGAGTTACTTCCTCTGGTCCATTAGCACACTAGTGTACAGTTCTCTACTGAATCAATATAACTGAACAAGTGTACAGTAGAGATGCTCTGTTAGTTTCCACATGTATGTGTTCAAGAGTAAATACAACTTAGTTTAAACATTAGTATAAACATAGTTTCACAGTTGCACGTTCTTTCCATTATAATCTCCAAAAGCCATGTTATATGAACAGTTTGGAAAGTTTAACCTCTGTGCAAGTTGCAGAGTTAGTGGTCACACACTTTCCAGTGATATCATTCATGTACCTGCAATCAAATGGAATCGAATGAAATTGCTCCTATGAAATGTGAGATGGAGTTGCCCTATTCAAAATGTCAGTTTTATATACGTGATAATTTTAAATAGGAAACTTTCTTTGAATTGCAGGGAGATAAACACCCATTACTAGGGACTGATGTGGCCTGACAATTGTTTTTGCTAACAAAGGTGAAGAGAATAGCTTTGATGATGAGAGCTTAGGCAGGCATGCGACAGTGTACAGAATGCAAGTTTTCTAGTCTGACTGGCATTCAACACATTACAGCAACAAACATCCATACGTTTGCTATGCCGCatacgcacacagacacatccACTCTGGTTTTAATGGTGGTAGGGTtctaatttatttctaattCATTTCCACATCATCCATAAAATTCTGAACATCATTTACAATACTATTTTCTCATTTCCCTAACATGTTAGTAATAGAAGTACAGCATAAAAGATGCaaatacttttacattttttttttttgtacaatacTTGTACTCTCACTGTGCTCACATAAAATTCAAAtcaaaatacaataaacattGCAAAAGAGACAACTGACAATGTTTTGAACCAGACAAGAAAAGGACAATAATTTGATACTGCATATAACTCTCCACCCAGTACACAAATAGACTCTGTAAAGCATGCCAAGCATGATAAACTGGGTTTGTAACTTTGTTTTGAAGTCTGCATTACTGTGTATAAGAATTCTGAAAATATTTGTGACTACCAGTCACTACAGTTTATCAAAAACCAAGATTTAGAAGCAGTACCGAGTCCATGATCAGGATCaaacaaaacaatgcaaatTAACATCTTCCTGCTGACTCACTTCTGGTATTTCCAGTGTAGGCACACTATCAGCATGTTGGGTAAATTGGCTTTTGAACTCTTGTTTAACTGTCAAGTGAGTCATGATGCACATTACATCTTAATCACACTGAAACGTAGTTATAAAGTGATCGGGTCAGTGTGACTGATtattataaacagattttttttaattaaattgttttaacCTCACATAAATAACCAACACATTCACATGTAAACTGatctatactacagtatagagatacactcaccttccactttaataggaacacaggTGTAATGTACAGGTGtacctattaaagtggatggtgagtgtatagtaGCATGTTAGATGTTTGAGTGACtacagttttttaaaagttgGACGTCACAGTATGGCTAGTATAAATACACAAGAAAATCTGGAAGACGACAAATGTGGGAATGGAATATCCCAAATAAAAGGAAAGAACTGCTCCACGTATGATATTAATACCATCTTTCTACCATCATTCTTGCTTGCCACAAGAATTACAGGTGGTATTGTTGAAACAACACCCTGAACGTCAGAAAATGCACCACTTAAGCAACGCTATACACCAGCATCTTATATACAGCACTAACTGTAAATCATAAACCTGGTAAAGAAAACAGTCAAAAAGTTTACAGGCTGCCAACAAAGAGctttcattttcctttccttctgtTGTGTAACAAGAAGAGCACACAATACCATGTTTCACTAGAATTTAAGCCTGCAGAAAAATAACGTCTTGCCCAAGAGGTATTAGAAGAAAACCTACATCAACTAAATGACACCAGGTGTGATGACAAGGTCAATTGTTCTTCAGTTCGAAGCGGCTGTACACCTGCTTCGATTTCAACTTGTTGTAGTGGTTGACCAGGTCTAGTTTGCTGTGTCCCAATGTCATACGCTTCTCATCCCCACGGGTGATTCTGCCCTCCTGGCCTACTCGTTCCTTGGGCAAAGGTACTGGTGGAGGAGGACTCTGACTACTTTCGGGTTCATTTTGTGAAAGATCTGGACCCCCAAAAGCTGTACTATATGGAGGTGGCCTATATAAGACATAGGGGTCCTTGTCTTTGGCTGATGAGAAGAGGTCAgtgaatttgttaaaaaaagtaGGACTGGTAGGATTGCGTACTTTGGGTGTCTTGTTCTCCAATAGAGGAATCGGTTGTGCTTTGGAAGCAGCGTGTAAGACGTTTTTGTGGTCATACAGATCCAGGGCTTGAAATTTGGATGTTGGTCCTGCGAGGTTGGTTTGGAAGGCTCCTGCTTTTGCCCATTCCACTCCAGACGTTGAACATTCCACTACTGGATTCTGTAGGGAATCACTGTGGAGTCCTCTGCCAATGTGACTTACTTGAGGCATCTGAAGTCCTGAATTTGAAACACCCCTCTTCTCTGAACTCTTGATTGTGCCAGTGTCCTTCTTTTCCTGGGTTACCTTGTAGACTTGAGGGGTTAAGCCTGGAGCTGCTTTAATGCTAGAGACGCTGTTGCTGGACTGGCTACTGGAATTTTCTGAACAAACCTTCTCCCTCTCCTTTTCCTTCGTTCCTCTGTCTTGGAAAAAGTCCATGTTGGGCAACATGTTGTAACTGTAGTAGGGAAGACCTTCCTCATCTGGGTTATGGAACCGCTCAATGATTTGTGAGTCCGCATAGAGGCAACGGAATTCCCGATCGAAGCTTTCAGCAATGCGTCCTGAAAAGTGCAAAAGCATGTTGCTGTGCACCTGAGCAGACAACCAGGTAAAACTGGAAGAGAAGAATGTAACATTAGAACACCACAGAATAATTTGTTTACCAATAGATTACATGGACGTCTGAACAGTACAAAAAAACCCCTAAAACTATTTAGATGTTCTGTGTCAAGGGCGTCTGGTGGGAAAATAGCATAAAGAGCAAGAACAGAAAACAATGGCCTATATTCCCCTtgtcaaattccttgtgtgtcacTGGCCACCATACACTGTGACATAATGACAGAAAGTTAAGCCACAGAAAGCTGCTATGATAGCGTGCACGTAGACGACAGAGCTGTGTATTCTGACAGCTCAACAACACAATGAGCATGTTCAAGTATTGTAACTCCCAGGGGCTGATCTCATTTTATACAGACTATTGCGTTTGGCAGCAAGGCTAGAATATTCGTTTTTGGTCAACATTGTATTTAAATGTCAGGtgttaaaatgagtaaaaagcCCACTAAAGCAATAATGGTGACACTTCTATGTTATTCAAGGTAGACTTTAACCTGCAGTCATGCTCACAATGAGCTTAAGTAAACTTGATTTTATTATGTATCTAGTGGTATTTCAcgtttataataatctgatgtgtTATATTTATTCAGTAAAGCTAAGCTCCAggcttttgtgttttctcaaaGAGGGATTTTTAAttaggagagagaaaaaaaaaaaatcacagaaaaattcaaataaaaacaaacaataaataaatgctcaATTAATGAAGAATACCATTTCATTTCGAGaatgacattttttgttttgatagTGGACATCAAATTGATGTATAATGTTTGGACTTTTTATGTGAAACTTAATGCTGAGAGCATAGGTCTTCCGTGTATGCCATTCAGGAGAACAAAGTACTatatgaaacaataaaaatggggaaaaaaaacaaaacaataaaagccATTCTTAAAGCAATCAGAATGTCACGCTCAGCAACCCAGTGGCCGTATGTACAGACAAATACGTCAGTTTTGTAGGTTTCTTTATACCATGGTAGAACCGGTACCCAAATTTGTGAGGCAGGGTTTTTGCTCTTCTCTCTCTAGCTATTGTCAGACAACAAGCAATACTAACCATTTAAAGCCATGTAAATACTGTAGGTATTGTATACATGTTATCGAAACTGTGTGACATTCACCTTACTCTTAACAGTAACATTCTACTGTATAAGCACCTGTCTTCAATACTTAGAGATTACTTAGAGATTACAAAGATTTTCACTATGCTCTACTttataatgacaataaaaagatgaattaaaaaaaggagcAATAATGATACATTTCTACATCTTGTCAATCATATAAGCCATACCTCTCATGTTGACATCATACCTGACATCAGCCTAACTTcaactgacctttttttttttgatagataTGGCCTTAATGCGAATTTACTTCTGTCTAGAATCAGGCATCATCAGAATTACACAATTATCTGATCACAGTCACTGTACATTTTTGCAACTACTTTTTGACTATGTGGACTATGTGCCCTTTTCATAGTTGATCACACGCACTCAGAAAAGCATAAACCTGCTCTAGACAAGTACACTCCACCTTTTTTCCCTCATTGTAAACatagcatttaaagatttctaTTATTATCATCTGATTTTTACCAGTATTCCATTCTCACCACCAGCAGCCTCACCTCTAGCTGACTGCCTAAGCTGTTATATGAATTTCCTTTCCCCTCATATAAATAAGCCTCACCCACTATGTAAACTTTCTTTGCACTCAACCACTTAACCATAAGCGTCatgctataacattaaaaacagtgAACTAAACAACACCCAACCAAGCCTTTCAGACACCACTACATGAAACTCTACACCACTGTGTCACTTTCTCATAACAATCAAAAGCCACAAACAAGGACAAATCACTTTAACTAAAAGGGTAATGATTGCTGAACCACATTATGTGGCACTGGTACACAgcgtaaataaaaaaaatttaagtaaaatgtacattttctaaTAATGGAATGTCACTAATTGCTAATCATGCTATTATTAATAACTGTTTAAGTTTAACATCTCAAAGCCCTAAGCCCCGTATGGGTCCCCACACCCTTCTCTATGCTGCATCATGCTTACCAGAATATTCAAACGCATGTCGCGGGTTATGCTTTACTCAGTGCATCAGCATtcagtattttacattttaatagtttaatgTCCTTATTGAAATATATTAACACAATGTCTATATTGATTCAATTTCAGgtaccactttatcctgatcaggatctCAGTGGATCCAGAGGAAAACAACTGTGTGGTGTTCACCAACTtctatacacaaacaaataacctcaggtgacaacaaaacaccacaacagatttcaatacgtagtcattttttccccaaagagtAAAACAGCATTCAGAAACCagctggaaaaaaataagtacaccctataattcagtaacatgtagaaccacctttagcaacaataacttttTATCAGTCTCttgcagtttttatttagttagaccctgataaataaaaacacagaattgaaggagggtgtactttctttttcccgtGACTGTAGGAACTTATGTTTCTAAAGCCAATCAACCTATACAAAGAcagaaatacaaattaaatggTATAATGCATGTGGTGTTTTAAAGAGTGTGATAAATATCTGAGGATGagaactgtttttaatttttgcatttttattgtgtCTTAGGATCATTGTGGTATTGGTCTTTGTAATACAATACCTGCTATCAGTATCAAAGTCAGGATTACTGGATAGTgacaacacagaaagaaagaagtaagaCCACAGTAGGTTGCTACTGCACGCTGGGCCTGGGAGTTGCCAAAACGTCATCTTTTCATTGCTAAGCTCTTAAATCCCCACATACTTGCTGGTCCCGCTCACACCCTTTCATTTCCTCACAGAGCTTTTTCAGGTTCCTAAAAATAAACTAGCAGCAATCTGAGCAGAAAGGTGAGATACAGCAGGAATACCGAGTGATTGACAGGGCCGCACTTTTCTGTAAGGTACTTTACACTGCTCTGCCCATACTTAAATATCATAATACTTGATGGTAAAGATGGTAAACCAAAGCTTGTTTATCCCTTATACTACAATTGGTTTGATGgtttaactgtatttttatgttactgagatgtaatataataaaagtgaACATAAATTTAACATGAATGGGAAAGTCTTACCTGTACGATCCAGCTAGTACTTCCTCACAGTCAATGATCATGAATTTTTCCTGCACTTGTCCTGTAAATTTCTTCCCACTTTTGGTGCAGTATGTGTCTCCAGATACACTTCGTATCCGCATATTCTGCGGAATGTAATTACATTAACTTAGTGCTTCacgtttattattttcattgctGTATATTACTCCATACAGAATACTGCATTATCAATCCACCACAAAAGATCACACCGGGCATCTGAGGCAGTGTGCATGACGTAACATCTACTACAATACACACGCTGGAAATCTTTTTACAGCAGACTGTTTGATGTATTGTAGTAATACAACAGACTTCGACTGACGTAACAAATTTACACCAAAATACATCCTTTCATTCATGCTTCCGAACGTCTGCTAAATTGTATGACTAATTCATGTATAATGTTAACTAAATAAGACCGCCTTTTTTCAAACGCTTCAGAAAATTTGGGTACAGAATATCTGcgtaaataaaagtaaaatcc
This window harbors:
- the fam83c gene encoding protein FAM83C; the encoded protein is MLNPLSSGRKALGKLATRLEEVKNPWRPTSSLELSHNEAARLATDALLESGEKEYRRVLTEEKELSFLSALEIRYITEHEAKTGKPENGSNGVGDFGEGDTVSELTSGTYFPMMSDEEPPMLELGWPEVPNRHGPCETQIYFQRDKSQNVKDLVRSLISKAKKVIALVMDIFTDVDLLCDLLEASLKRKVPVYILLDEKNLSYFTDMCNTLDIQHSHLNNMRIRSVSGDTYCTKSGKKFTGQVQEKFMIIDCEEVLAGSYSFTWLSAQVHSNMLLHFSGRIAESFDREFRCLYADSQIIERFHNPDEEGLPYYSYNMLPNMDFFQDRGTKEKEREKVCSENSSSQSSNSVSSIKAAPGLTPQVYKVTQEKKDTGTIKSSEKRGVSNSGLQMPQVSHIGRGLHSDSLQNPVVECSTSGVEWAKAGAFQTNLAGPTSKFQALDLYDHKNVLHAASKAQPIPLLENKTPKVRNPTSPTFFNKFTDLFSSAKDKDPYVLYRPPPYSTAFGGPDLSQNEPESSQSPPPPVPLPKERVGQEGRITRGDEKRMTLGHSKLDLVNHYNKLKSKQVYSRFELKNN